The Canis lupus familiaris isolate Mischka breed German Shepherd chromosome 19, alternate assembly UU_Cfam_GSD_1.0, whole genome shotgun sequence genome contains a region encoding:
- the SPRY1 gene encoding protein sprouty homolog 1 isoform X2 — protein MDPQNQHGSGSSLVVIQQPTLDSRQRLDYEREIQPAAILSLDQIKAIRGSNEYTEGPSVVKRPAPRTAPRQEKHERTHEIIPINVNNNYEHRPTSHLGHAGLSSNARGPILSRSTSTGSAASSGSNSSASSEQGLLGRSPPTRPVPGNRSERAIRTQPKQLIVDDLKGSLKEDLTQHKFICEQCGKCKCGECTAPRTLPSCLACNRQCLCSAESMVEYGTCMCLVKGIFYHCSNDDEGDSYSDNPCSCSQSHCCSRFDSWILLFSNG, from the exons ATGGATCCCCAAAATCAACATGGCAGTGGCAGTTCATTAGTTGTGATCCAGCAGCCTACATTGGATAGCCGTCAGAGGTTAGACTATGAGAGAGAAATTCAGCCTGCTGCTATTTTGTCTTTAGACCAGATCAAGGCCATCAGAGGCAGTAATGAGTACACGGAAGGGCCATCTGTGGTGAAAAGACCTGCTCCTCGAACAGCACCAAGACAAGAAAAGCATGAAAGGACTCATGAAATCATACCGATCAATGTGAATAATAACTATGAGCATAGACCTACAAGCCACCTGGGACATGCAGGACTCTCAAGTAATGCCAGAGGCCCCATTTTGAGCAGATCGACCAGCACTGGAAGTGCAGCCAGTTCTGGGAGCAACAGCAGTGCCTCTTCAGAACAGGGACTGTTAGGAAGGTCACCACCAACCAGACCAGTCCCTGGGAATAGATCCGAGAGGGCAATCCGGACCCAGCCCAAGCAGCTGATTGTGGATGACTTGAAGGGTTCCTTGAAAGAGGACCTGACACAGCACAAGTTTATTTGTGAACAGTGTGGGAAGTGCAAGTGTGGAGAATGCACAgctcccaggaccctgccctCTTGTTTGGCCTGCAATCGTCAGTGCCTTTGCTCTGCTGAGAGCATGGTGGAATACGGAACCTGCATGTGCTTAGTCAAGGGCATCTTCTACCACTGCTCCAATGATGATGAAGGGGATTCTTACTCGGATAATCCTTGCTCCTGTTCACAGTCACACTGCTGCTCTAG GTTTGACTCATGGATCTTACTCTTCTCAAACGGATGA
- the SPRY1 gene encoding protein sprouty homolog 1 isoform X1 gives MDPQNQHGSGSSLVVIQQPTLDSRQRLDYEREIQPAAILSLDQIKAIRGSNEYTEGPSVVKRPAPRTAPRQEKHERTHEIIPINVNNNYEHRPTSHLGHAGLSSNARGPILSRSTSTGSAASSGSNSSASSEQGLLGRSPPTRPVPGNRSERAIRTQPKQLIVDDLKGSLKEDLTQHKFICEQCGKCKCGECTAPRTLPSCLACNRQCLCSAESMVEYGTCMCLVKGIFYHCSNDDEGDSYSDNPCSCSQSHCCSRYLCMGAMSLFLPCLLCYPPAKGCLKLCRGCYDWIHRPGCRCKNSNTVYCKLESCPSRGQGKPS, from the coding sequence ATGGATCCCCAAAATCAACATGGCAGTGGCAGTTCATTAGTTGTGATCCAGCAGCCTACATTGGATAGCCGTCAGAGGTTAGACTATGAGAGAGAAATTCAGCCTGCTGCTATTTTGTCTTTAGACCAGATCAAGGCCATCAGAGGCAGTAATGAGTACACGGAAGGGCCATCTGTGGTGAAAAGACCTGCTCCTCGAACAGCACCAAGACAAGAAAAGCATGAAAGGACTCATGAAATCATACCGATCAATGTGAATAATAACTATGAGCATAGACCTACAAGCCACCTGGGACATGCAGGACTCTCAAGTAATGCCAGAGGCCCCATTTTGAGCAGATCGACCAGCACTGGAAGTGCAGCCAGTTCTGGGAGCAACAGCAGTGCCTCTTCAGAACAGGGACTGTTAGGAAGGTCACCACCAACCAGACCAGTCCCTGGGAATAGATCCGAGAGGGCAATCCGGACCCAGCCCAAGCAGCTGATTGTGGATGACTTGAAGGGTTCCTTGAAAGAGGACCTGACACAGCACAAGTTTATTTGTGAACAGTGTGGGAAGTGCAAGTGTGGAGAATGCACAgctcccaggaccctgccctCTTGTTTGGCCTGCAATCGTCAGTGCCTTTGCTCTGCTGAGAGCATGGTGGAATACGGAACCTGCATGTGCTTAGTCAAGGGCATCTTCTACCACTGCTCCAATGATGATGAAGGGGATTCTTACTCGGATAATCCTTGCTCCTGTTCACAGTCACACTGCTGCTCTAGGTACCTGTGTATGGGAGCCATGTCTCTATTTTTGCCTTGCTTACTCTGTTATCCTCCTGCTAAGGGATGCCTGAAACTGTGCAGGGGGTGTTATGACTGGATCCATCGCCCAGGCTGCAGATGTAAGAACTCCAACACTGTTTATTGTAAGCTGGAGAGCTGCCCCTCCAGGGGTCAGGGTAAACCATCATGA